TCAGCGTCTCCCTATTGTCCGAGGGTTAATGGTCATGGTTTTCATGACTGAGCTCTGAGTTGATGGGCTGCAGACATGTAGTTTAGCCCTTCCAACTGAGTACTTTTGGCTTGCAGGCTTCTTGGTGCTTGGTCTCAGCTAGCATCCTCCCTGCACCCCATCGAGGCCTAGACCCTCCTCTGCTGGCTCTGGCCTGCACCTCTATATCCTCACAGTCCCTTCTGCCCGTTTTTCACTGCCTTGATTCCGTCCTGGACCCTCCAGGCCAAGTTTGTTGTTCTCCCAGGCTCCTCGTCCCAGGTACTTGTTTCTCCATACACTCCAAACGTACGGTCCTTGCCTAGTGGCTCATCTGCCTCCCTAGCTGGCCTGGGAGCTGGGAAAGGGGAGCTGTGGCCTCTGAATCCCCACATAAAGCACAGCACCTGCAGGCACTTGGAGCCTTGGGAAGCTGCTCCTAGAATCCAGGAACAGATAGACAAGGTGTTGGGACATGCTGAGGACCAGCTGGACAGACTGTTTCTCAGAGATGCCATTGAAAAGTTACCAGCACTATTTTAAGGGATTGGACTAGGTAAACTCTAATAACTGGGCCtacccagggtggcgcctgtggctcagttggtagggcgccggccccatatactgaggggggggggttcaaacctggccccggccaaactgcaacaaaaaatagccgggcgttgtggcgggcgcctgtagtcccagctactcggaaggctgaggcaagagaatcgcttaagcccaggagttggaggttgctgtgagctgtgtgaggccacggcactctactgaaggccataaagtgagactctgtctctacaaaaaaaaaaaaaaaacaaaaaccggGCCTACCCAGAAAtgctgtcttctttcttttctttctttccttctacccCCTCAAGGCAGCCTCATTGACTGAGCCATCTTTAATCAGTTGCTCGTGGGGTCTGCCTGGGACAAGTCCATATGACTGTGCCCTGTTGCACAACCCAAGAGCTTGTGTTGGGAGTGGCCTCGCAGGCTGGGCCTGGGTCTTTAAGTTGTCTCTATGGCTCTGGTATTTTCTCCATCTGCCCCAAGGCCACTTCAActgaagtggggaggggaggggcactTTAGTCTGAGAACTTAAGGCAAGGAGGCACTATCTGGAATGTTTAATCTTATTTGGGTTTACAGCAAAGACCTGGGCTCAGCTGCTAAAGCCCAGTGCTCATGGGGGGCTAGGATGGTTCCCACAGGGGACAGGCAGTGCACAGGCCTGTAGTCTGAGAGGTGGGCAGGCAAGAGGCACAGGTCTGCTTCTCTTCACCACCAGGCTCAGCCTGCTGTGGGCCTGGCCTTCCAACCAGGGCCTGGCCAGGAAAGCAGGAGCCAGTGGCAGTGATGTGTAGCTGGAAAGAGGTGGCAGATGGGAAGAAAATCCCTGGGCTGCCTGGGATTGGTCCCACCCTTAGTCCTAGACAAGTGGTCTGTAGCAGAGGATGACAAAGAGGCATAGAGAAGCCAGGGCTGGGGTCTCAGGGGTAGAGGAGACTGAGCCACACGGCTGGTTACTGACCTGGCCTCAGAGCGTTAGGGTCAGGTCAGCTCCTCCCACGAAGCGGGACTGGATGCAGGTCACCTGGGGCAGCTGGGCTTGGAAGCGCCTAACGGCAGCCATGTTAATGCCAGAACACATGGCTATATCCAACACCCGGAGCTGCTTGCATGCCTGCCCAATTGTGTCCAGAGTTCTGTGGAGAGGCCACTGAATGAGTGCCTGGCCCAGCCTGGGACCGGCCCCCCGCCCACCCCTGCACCGTGGCTCCACATGCTCAGTGTCACTGGATACACTCACTGTTCTGTGAGCCGACTGCAGCTGGACAGGTTGAGGTGTTGCAGCCTTGGCCAGGAGTTGGCTGCCTGGGCCCAGCCCTCATCACTGAGGCAGGTGCAGTGACTCAGCGCCAAGTGCTCCAGGCTAGGACAGCCCCTGGCCACAGCCACCAAGCCCATGTCTGTGAGTGCTGGCAACAGGCTCAGTGACAATTGCCTTAGCTGGGGGAACTGGAGCACCTGCAGTGATGGGGTAGGGTGGGCTAAGTGCGGTATGGTGCTGGAGCCAGAGCCTGGGGCCCTCCCAGTTTCCCCTACCCCCAGCCATGGGAGTGCCCAAGGGCAGCAGAAGTCAATGAGAAAGGAACTATGAAAAGCAGGCTGGCCCAGGCCCCCCAGTCCTCAGTCTTTCCACACACCCAGCCCCACACCTTGGCCAAACTAGCATCAGTTAGCTTGCTGCAGGCTGTGAGGTCCAACTCCCGCAGGGCCCGAAGCATGAGCAGGGAGGGGCCCTGTGGCTCAGGAGAGAGGTGTTTCAGGTCTGGCAGCTGATGCTCCAGCTCAGGGTGTGGCTGTGGAAAGAAGCCCCTGCTTCTCAGGTTCTTCCTGAGTTTGTCTTTAAATGCTCCTACAGAGTTTTGGGAGAGGCAGGAGGGTAGCTGAGCCCTTGGGCCACCCCATGACCGTGAGGGTCTCACACCTGGGGCTTCTGTGCAGGTTCCTCACGTGGTTCCCTCAACCCCAGAAGGCCCCAGTCACGGAGCTCCTTGCACCAAGCCAGGCGCAGAACTGAAAGGTGGGTGAGGTAAGTACAGATGGCCTGCACAGTCCGGTTGGTGAGGGTCACACAGGATGACAGGTCTAGCACTCTAAGGCTTGGGCCCAATGCAGGGATCACGGAGAGCACTGAAGCATCCTAGGAGGAATGTAGGAAGAAAGAGGATGGAGTGACAGCTTGTGCCTGTGCCATCAGGCTTGGCAGGAGTCCCTAGGAAAGCAGAGGTTTAGAGTCCCTGTctaaagcagaggttctcaacctatgggtccaccccctttggactgtattaaaggttcacagcatcaggaaggttaagaaccactggtctaaagttACTGCCTTGTGGGCAGGAGAGAGGCACAGGAGACACCAAAAGATCCAGGGAGGGAAGCACTATGGTCCCTGTGCTGGCAGTGAGAGGTCAGAGTGGACAAGGAGAATTGGAGGAGGTTGCTGAAAGACAAAGGCCTACTGTGGCTGGGGCAGGTAGAACTTTCTAAGGTAGTGCCCTGGCTATTCTcccagcctctgctgagggtGGGCCGAGGCAGCCCTCTGACCGAAGCTCACTGGACCTGAGGCGGACAGCTGACACTGCCCCTGACTGAGTCAATCTGGTAAGTTCCCTCTAGAATTTGAACCAGACTGTGAGGTTGCAGTTGAGGGTAGAGCTGCCACTGGTCAGGAGAAGGCAGGGTCGAGGTGCAGGAGCTGAGGGTAGACTAGAGGAAGCTGGTTTGTACACAGCCAGAGGTGGGAGCTGCAGAGGCACAGAACATGGGACCTGGGAGAGAGCAGCTGAGAGAGGCTCGGTAATAAAGAAAGTGGAGTGGGGCAGGGAAGGTGTTTAGGTTGAAAATGCCCTGGTCACATGGATGGGCTGAAGGAATAATTCACTGAAGAGGAACAGACTGACACTGCTAAGACAGGGACACCACCCAGAGGTTGAACCCTATAGAAGGGTCTGGCCTCAACCAAGAAATGACCTGCTGCTCCCATGTCACATAACCTTCAGCAGGCCTGCCCCAGCGCCTTCTTCACTGCCCCTTCCTCACCTTTCTCTTCCATCACCCTCTTTCTccagcaccctcccacctccagaacaTTCATCCATAGTGCCTCTCCCCAGACTACAGTGGTCACCTAGCACTTGGCATGTGAGGTATTGGACCACCCTGGTCTCCTGGTCCTCCCCAGCCTAGAGTGAGAGCTCTGGGGAGCAGTGCTGGCAGAAGCATTGTCTCTAGGCACCATTTATGTTCCAGATTGTGGCCCAcgttcaggtttttttttttttttttttacagtttttggtcagggctgggtttgaacccaccacctccggcatatggggccagtgccctatccctttgagccacaggcactgcccctccacATTCAGTTTTAACTAGTAATCCTTGCACATGAATACTAGGGAGTCTCTCTGGTACCACAGCCCAGTCCCCCCGCCCCTCTCACGCTGGCCCtacagaggaaggagggggatggtgTGTACTTACCTTAAGTGAAGAGCAGAAGGCCAGGCTGAGGGACACCAGGTGGGGTGGGGCTCTGTGCACTGAGCCCAGGGCCTGGGCCAGTTCCTTCCCGCTCACCAGGCAGCACTCAGCCATGTTGAGGCTCTGCAACTCCTGCAGGCCCCCGAGGGCTGCACATCCCGCATCTGTCAGTCGCCGCAGCTTCCCCAGGCTCAGGCACCGCAGGTGCCGCAGGCCCCGGCTCACAGCCAAGAGTGCTCCATCTGTCAGTTCTGAACAGCCGCTGAGGTCCAGGGAGGTAAGGCCTGGTTGCTGGCGGCACAGGGTGGCCACAGCCTCTGTAGAGAGCTCCCGGCAGCTGTGTAGGCTCAGTTCCTGCAGCTGTAGCCCAGTCACTTGGCCCAGGGCATGTAGGGCCTCAGGGGGCAGGCCAGTGCCACTCAAGTCCAGGGCATGTAGCCTGCCAGCCCTCTCCTTCACAAATCGTAGTAGATTGCGGAAGGAGAATTGGGATGTGGAGGAGTCTTGGGGGCCGATGGAGCCCCGGGCTGGGCCCAGCTCGAAGGTGAGGTGGCAATAGGCCAAGGAGAGGCGCTCCAGGCTGGGGGTACAGCTGCTGAGCTGGTTAAAGCTGAGGTCAGCTAGGTCACGCAGGCCAGCCAAGTTCAGCTCACGGAGGCCACTCAGTGCCCTTCGGACGCTCTGTGCCATCTCGGGCTGAGACAGCAGCTTGCCTGATGTGAAGAGGCTATTGCAGCCACTGAGATCAAGGATACGTAGGACTGGGCAGCCCAGGATCAGGGCCACAAAAGAGGCCTCTGTGGGACTGCCCCCACCCAGGCACAAGCTCTGCAGGTGCGGGCCCATGTGGTGGGCCACAGACTGCAACACCTGATGTGAAGTGGGTGAGCCATCCAGGTCGGTCAGGCTGATACAGGAGATGCCCCGGAGGCCCAGGTTCTTGATGGCCGGAAGAGAGGCAGAAGACACAGGGATGTTGTACCGCACATTTGTCTAAGGAGTAGCAGCAGGCCTGGGTTAGCCCTCTGGCTTCACATGGTGCTGTGCTTTGGGTTTGGCACCAGCCAGAGGTTGAGGGCAGATCACAGaagggggaaggtgggaaggTGAATCACACTGGGGTTCAAACGGAGATGACTTGGAGAGGGCAGGAAGGCTAGCAATGGACAGGTCTGGATGCCTCCTGGGGGCAGGGACTGGATGCCTCCTGGGGGCAGGGACAGAATGGGCAGTTGGCATGCTGAACACAGAAGGGCTGAGATGCAACCTGGAGGAAGCCCACTGAAGCCTCCAAGAAGTGGGAGAACAAACTATGTTGCACCCCAACCTTTAGGACTTCCAGGAGGCCCTGAAATTGATGGACTCGGCCTCCTACTCTAAGGACTTGGCATTAGCTAAAGCAGCCAGCttccctactttctttttttttttttttttttttttaagagaattgctttatttatttattttttgtggtttttggctggggttgggtttgaactcgccacctctggcatatgggaccggcgccccactccttgagccacaggcgccgccccagcttcCCTACTTTCTATAGAGGATATAAACAGCCTTCAGAACAGTTCAAAGTGGGGAGAAATAAGACAGATGTCACTCACCACAACTTCCTGTGGCTCAGGTGCCAGAGGTCTGGGGCAGGCAGTGAGGCCTAGGTCCTCTGGTGGCTTCAGAGTATCTCGGTCACGTGAATGTTCGCAAAAGTGGGTTTTGTGTGTAAGCAAAATGCATGTGCCTGTGTTTGTGTATCTATAAACATGTAGGGCCACCTGGTATTGGGACCTGGATGCTTCAGCGTTCAAGATATGCTTGTGATCACTGTGGCACATCTCTGGAGGGGACATCTATCAGTCCAGGTAAGGAAGGAGAAGCCTCCCATTTCTGTGGGTAGAAGCTAATAGAACAAGGTGCCAAGGAAGTTGAGCTGGCACTGCTGTAGAGAACAGGGGAGCAAGAATGGGTACACAGCTGAAGTTAGGTAAGACTGGGAGACAAGATCAGGGCTAAGCCATGGGAATAAGCTGGCTTGTGCAGGAGTTTGGGAGGCCCCAGCTAGGGAGATAGTTTCACAGCACCTTCCCTGATCTTGTGCCAGAGGGAGTCAAAGGGAAGTTGGTACAATTTGTGTGGAACAGGTCtatggagagagggagaagaggccaTGGCTTCTAAAGTCCTAGCCCCAGGTTGCAGGCAAGTGGTACCCAAAGAAAACCCCTATTTTAATATATCGATATAGTCCTGAGGCAAGAAATCAAGCTCCCTGAAAAATCTATCTTGTCAAGAACTGCAAAAACAAGCTGCCATTCCTTGCTTCTACCTCACAGAACACCCTTAGAAGAGAAGCAGAGCCTGtgtgtggcagctcacacctgtcatcctggcactttgggaggctgaaatgggaggatctcttgaagccaggagttcaagaccagccctagcaacatagtgagactcccatctctacaaaaaattagaagattacccaggcatagtggtgcatgcttgtagtcccagctacttgggcagctgagatGGCAGGATCGCTTAGGCCCAGGTGTTCAAGGTGCTGCAGTAGCTGTGATCATACCATTGTACTACAtgctgggcaacaaagtgagacctagTCTAATTATTTAGTGAGacctaaataataaataaataaataaattttaaaagggaatCAGCAAGGTAGAAGTGACATATAGGATGCATTCCTGCAACATAAATATCAACAGGATTCTCCCAGGAAGCACAGAATTCATTCCTAAATGTGAGAATCTAGCCTGGCTTCTGCAAAAGAAAGAAGTGGCCACCATGGCTGTTGTGACAGGATAAAGTGTGTGTAAGAGACTAGAATCAGCTCCTGGGCTCTTTCACCAGAATCAAGGGTCAACCACGTTCCCTTTCCAGACCTCACTTCCAGAGCTTTGGGGCTGTTTCTCTTGGTAGGGGCACAGCAGTGGGCAGAAGCAGGTCTCCTGGGGTCTGGACTTTGACCCTGGTGTAGGACACTCCCTTCCTAGGCCTTAGgaagatggttttattttatttattttatttttttgagacagagcctcaagccatcacctctgggtagagtgctgtggcttcacagctcacagcagcctctaactcctgggctcaagcgattctcctgcctcagccccccagtagctgggactacacgtgcctgccacaacgcccagctattttttgcctgcagctgtcattgttgtttggcaggctggggctggatttgaacccaccagctcaggtgtatgtggctggcaccttagctgcttgagccacaggtgccgagccaggaagATGCTTTTAGAACCACCTGAAAAAGGACTGCAAGGACACCTGCTCTAGTTTCAGCTGCCCCATCCACAGAGGGTCCAACTAGCCCCTGGTCCCCTCCTTTCCCAATGTTGGCATCTTAAATCATTTGGGAAATGCCCTAAACCTGCTAAAGTGACACATGTAACTTGACTGCcctatttatttccttccttcctcagggAACTTTCTTGCCAGCGAGGTTATTcattacatttcctttctttcttttcttttctgtgacaGGGTCTGGCTTTATTGCTtatgctagagtgcagtggtgtcatagcttacagcaacctccaactcttgggttcaagcaatcctccttccttggcctcccaaagtgctagaattacaggtgtgagtcaccatgcccggcctacACTTCCTGTCTTCTATCATTCACTCTTCAACCCACctggctttttttcccctctatatGCCAAATATTGCTGAAGCCACAGTGGCCTCCTTAGATAACATATCTCATGTACACTATTTGGTCTttattttgctggattctgtgggATCTAGGACATTTTTAACTATCCACTTGATCCTTTAAATGTTCTCCCACCCTTGATCTCTATACCTGCCTCTCTCTCTGGGATCTCAGCCCCACTTGAGATACCCACTTTGGGTATCTCCTTTTCACACCCTTAGATGGCTATCCTTCCCTGGGGCATTCTCTGTGACCTGCTATTCCCATGGCTCTTCATGTACTACCTGGGGGAAGATACTCAGATCTGTGGCTTCAACTTCTAcacattcattatttatttattttatttactttttgagatagagtctcactctgttgcccagagtggAGTGCAGCGGTGCTCTCATAGCTaagtgtaacctcaaactcctgggctcatgctatcctcccatctcagcctcccaaagtgctgggattataggtgtaaaccaTTGGGCCCAGCCCCAACCATTCTTTAATGATATCTACATTTATACCTATTAACTGGAcctttttcttgaatttctcaGCCAGAAATCCAACTAGTGACTAGATTTTACCATCTAGATGTTTCACTCTTCAAATCTTCAACAAAATCAAATTCCTTTAGACAATGAGGTCAATCGGCACTGGAGAATTTGACAACAGACTCTACTTACACACAAACATTCAATATGTGACAGAgaggctaggcgcagtggctcacacctgtaatcctagcactctgggaggctgggtggattgcctgagctcatgagttcgagaccagcctgagccacagcgagacccctatctttaaaaatagctgggtgctgggcagcacctgtggctcagtgagtagggtgccggccccatataccaaggatggcgagttcaaacccagccccaacaacaacaacaaaaaaaaatagctgggcgttatggcgggcgcctgtagtcccagctactcaggaggctgagataagagaattgcctaagcccaagagctggagattgctgtgagctgtgacgccacagcactctacggagggtgataaagtgagactctgtctctacaaaaaaaaaaaaaaaaaaaaatagctgggtgctatggtgggcacctgtagtcccagctacctgggaggctgagacaagagaattgcttgagaccaagagtttaaggttgctgtgagctatgatggcacagcactctactgggggaaaaaaagtgagactctgtctcaggaaaaaaaaaaaaatggggcagcgcctgtggctcagtgggtagggcaccggcaccatatactgagggcagcaggtttgaacctggccctggccaaactgcaacaaaaaaatagccaggcattgtggcaggtacctgtagtcccagctacttgggaggcaagagaatcgcctaagcccaggagttggacacattgctgtgagctgtgacgcaacagcactctactgagggcaataaagggagactctgtctctaaaaaaaaaaaaaaaaagtgacagaggacGACTCCTACCCTACCCAACAGGGAAAGGGAGAAGATTACCTGTAAATAGTATCTGAGTTATTTGAAAACTAATCAGTTTAGCTTCTTATCTCATaacataaatcaaaataaatttcacCAATAAAAGCATGAATACAAAAGTTCAAACCCATAGGCTCGGCACCTggagcatagtggttacagtgccagccacatacatcaagggtggcgggtttgaacccagcccgggccagctaaacaactgcaacaaaaaaatagccgggcattgtggcaggcgcctgtagtcccaggtacttgggaggctgagggaagacaatcgcttaagcccaagagtttgaggttgctgtgagctgtgacaccaggcactctaccaagagtgacaaagtgagactctgtctcaaaaaaaaaaaagaattccaaccataaaacagaagaaacaattttgctgtgaacctaaaactgctctaaataataaaagtctattttggaaaaacagaagaaaaatacaagtgTGTATTTATCAAATCTCTGAAGGGGCAAGGGatccttaagaaataaaaaaggaagttcAAAATGAACAACATAGAAATTTAACTTCTGTATCTCACAAATTACAGCACACAtctacaaacaaaattaaaagatagaTATACTAAGAATATATTccaataaatatagaaaagaagccaggcacagtggctcacacctgtaatcttagcactctgggacgtcgcagcctgagctcatggatttgagaccagcctgagcaa
This region of Nycticebus coucang isolate mNycCou1 chromosome 2, mNycCou1.pri, whole genome shotgun sequence genomic DNA includes:
- the LOC128595187 gene encoding F-box/LRR-repeat protein 2-like isoform X1, which codes for MHHIGNACTSGAEQSRQVWDGSGIHFLPKPRLQGGKDYTSQKALRGGGGVRDAMAESLPLEMLTYILSFLPLSDQKEASLVSRAWYCAAQNALRETNVRYNIPVSSASLPAIKNLGLRGISCISLTDLDGSPTSHQVLQSVAHHMGPHLQSLCLGGGSPTEASFVALILGCPVLRILDLSGCNSLFTSGKLLSQPEMAQSVRRALSGLRELNLAGLRDLADLSFNQLSSCTPSLERLSLAYCHLTFELGPARGSIGPQDSSTSQFSFRNLLRFVKERAGRLHALDLSGTGLPPEALHALGQVTGLQLQELSLHSCRELSTEAVATLCRQQPGLTSLDLSGCSELTDGALLAVSRGLRHLRCLSLGKLRRLTDAGCAALGGLQELQSLNMAECCLVSGKELAQALGSVHRAPPHLVSLSLAFCSSLKDASVLSVIPALGPSLRVLDLSSCVTLTNRTVQAICTYLTHLSVLRLAWCKELRDWGLLGLREPREEPAQKPQPHPELEHQLPDLKHLSPEPQGPSLLMLRALRELDLTACSKLTDASLAKVLQFPQLRQLSLSLLPALTDMGLVAVARGCPSLEHLALSHCTCLSDEGWAQAANSWPRLQHLNLSSCSRLTEQTLDTIGQACKQLRVLDIAMCSGINMAAVRRFQAQLPQVTCIQSRFVGGADLTLTL
- the LOC128595187 gene encoding F-box/LRR-repeat protein 2-like isoform X4, with amino-acid sequence MHHIGNACTSGAEQSRQVWDGSGIHFLPKPRLQGGKDYTSQKALRGGGGVRDAMAESLPLEMLTYILSFLPLSDQKEASLVSRAWYCAAQNALRETNVRYNIPVSSASLPAIKNLGLRGISCISLTDLDGSPTSHQVLQSVAHHMGPHLQSLCLGGGSPTEASFVALILGCPVLRILDLSGCNSLFTSGKLLSQPEMAQSVRRALSGLRELNLAGLRDLADLSFNQLSSCTPSLERLSLAYCHLTFELGPARGSIGPQDSSTSQFSFRNLLRFVKERAGRLHALDLSGTGLPPEALHALGQVTGLQLQELSLHSCRELSTEAVATLCRQQPGLTSLDLSGCSELTDGALLAVSRGLRHLRCLSLGKLRRLTDAGCAALGGLQELQSLNMAECCLVSGKELAQALGSVHRAPPHLVSLSLAFCSSLKPHPELEHQLPDLKHLSPEPQGPSLLMLRALRELDLTACSKLTDASLAKVLQFPQLRQLSLSLLPALTDMGLVAVARGCPSLEHLALSHCTCLSDEGWAQAANSWPRLQHLNLSSCSRLTEQTLDTIGQACKQLRVLDIAMCSGINMAAVRRFQAQLPQVTCIQSRFVGGADLTLTL
- the LOC128595187 gene encoding F-box/LRR-repeat protein 2-like isoform X3 gives rise to the protein MHHIGNACTSGAEQSRQVWDGSGIHFLPKPRLQGGKDYTSQKALRGGGGVRDAMAESLPLEMLTYILSFLPLSDQKEASLVSRAWYCAAQNALRENLGLRGISCISLTDLDGSPTSHQVLQSVAHHMGPHLQSLCLGGGSPTEASFVALILGCPVLRILDLSGCNSLFTSGKLLSQPEMAQSVRRALSGLRELNLAGLRDLADLSFNQLSSCTPSLERLSLAYCHLTFELGPARGSIGPQDSSTSQFSFRNLLRFVKERAGRLHALDLSGTGLPPEALHALGQVTGLQLQELSLHSCRELSTEAVATLCRQQPGLTSLDLSGCSELTDGALLAVSRGLRHLRCLSLGKLRRLTDAGCAALGGLQELQSLNMAECCLVSGKELAQALGSVHRAPPHLVSLSLAFCSSLKDASVLSVIPALGPSLRVLDLSSCVTLTNRTVQAICTYLTHLSVLRLAWCKELRDWGLLGLREPREEPAQKPQPHPELEHQLPDLKHLSPEPQGPSLLMLRALRELDLTACSKLTDASLAKVLQFPQLRQLSLSLLPALTDMGLVAVARGCPSLEHLALSHCTCLSDEGWAQAANSWPRLQHLNLSSCSRLTEQTLDTIGQACKQLRVLDIAMCSGINMAAVRRFQAQLPQVTCIQSRFVGGADLTLTL
- the LOC128595187 gene encoding uncharacterized protein LOC128595187 isoform X2, whose amino-acid sequence is MSPPEMCHSDHKHILNAEASRSQYQVALHVYRYTNTGTCILLTHKTHFCEHSRDRDTLKPPEDLGLTACPRPLAPEPQEVVTNVRYNIPVSSASLPAIKNLGLRGISCISLTDLDGSPTSHQVLQSVAHHMGPHLQSLCLGGGSPTEASFVALILGCPVLRILDLSGCNSLFTSGKLLSQPEMAQSVRRALSGLRELNLAGLRDLADLSFNQLSSCTPSLERLSLAYCHLTFELGPARGSIGPQDSSTSQFSFRNLLRFVKERAGRLHALDLSGTGLPPEALHALGQVTGLQLQELSLHSCRELSTEAVATLCRQQPGLTSLDLSGCSELTDGALLAVSRGLRHLRCLSLGKLRRLTDAGCAALGGLQELQSLNMAECCLVSGKELAQALGSVHRAPPHLVSLSLAFCSSLKDASVLSVIPALGPSLRVLDLSSCVTLTNRTVQAICTYLTHLSVLRLAWCKELRDWGLLGLREPREEPAQKPQPHPELEHQLPDLKHLSPEPQGPSLLMLRALRELDLTACSKLTDASLAKVLQFPQLRQLSLSLLPALTDMGLVAVARGCPSLEHLALSHCTCLSDEGWAQAANSWPRLQHLNLSSCSRLTEQTLDTIGQACKQLRVLDIAMCSGINMAAVRRFQAQLPQVTCIQSRFVGGADLTLTL